tacaggatgtaactcaggattagtaatgtaatgtatgtacacagtgactgcaccagcagaatagtgagtgcagctctggagtataatacaggaagtaactcaggatcagtaatgtactgtatgtacacagtgactgcaccagcagaatagtgagtgcagctctggggtataccgtacaggatgtaactcaggatcagtaatgtaatgtatgtacacagtgactgcaccagcagaatagtgagtgcagctctggggtataatacaggatgtaactcaggatcagtaatgtaatgtatgtacacagtgactgcaccagcagaatagtgagtgcagctctggggtataatacaggatgtaactcaggatcagtaatgtaatgtatgtacacagtgactgcaccagcagaatagtgactgcagctctggagtataatacaggatgtaactcaggatcagtaatgtaatgtatgttcacagtgactgcaccggcagaatagtgagtgcagctctgcagtataatacaggaggtaactcaggatcagtaatgtaatgtgtgtacacagtgactgcaccagcagaatagtaagtgcagctctggagtataatacaggatgtaactcaggatcagtaatgtatgtacacagtgactgcaccagcagaatagtgagtgcagctctggggtataatacaggatgtaactcgggatcagtaatgtaatgtatgcacatagTGACtagaccagcagaatagtgagtgcagctctggggtataatacaggatgtaactcaggatcagtaatgtaatgtatgtacacagtgactgcaccagcagaatagtgagtgcagctctggggtataatacaggatgtaactcaggatcagtaatgtaatatatgtacacagtgacttcaccagcagaatagcgagtgcagctctggagtataatacaggatgtaactcaggatcagtaatgtaatgtatgtacacagtgactgcaccagcagaatagtgagtgcagctctggggtacaatacaggaggcaactcaggatcagtaatgtaatgtatgtacacagtgactccaccagcagaatagcgagtacagctctggagtataatacaggatgtaactcaggatcagtaatgtaatgtatgtacacagtgactgctccagcagaatagtgagtgcagctctggggtataatacaggatgttactcaggatcagtaatgtaatgtatatacacagtgactgcaccagcagaatagtgagtgcagctctggagtataatacaggatgttactcaggatcagtactgtaatgtatgtacacagtgactgcaccagcagaatagtgagtgcagctctggggtataatacaggatgtaactcaggatcagtaatgtaatgtatgtacacagtgactgcaccagcagaatagcgagtgcagctctggagtataatacaagaggtagctcaggatcagtaatgtaatgtatgtacacagtgactgcaccagcagaatagtgagtgcagctctggaggataatacaggaggtaactcagggtcagtaatgtatgtacagaatTCTGAACTAATCCTGGTTCAATAATTTTCAAATTTCCTCCGTTATGCACATACATGTTAATATATAAACCCAGCACAATCAtttgcaccacaagtctcagcagtaCTGTTTAGCATCCCATCCTTGGAACACGGGTGGATATGACTGGAAATAGTAGACATACATGTCTGATCTGCACTACCAGTTGTCGTGGCTTCTAAAAGGGGAGGTCCACTTTACACCACAGCTACCTTAGTCCACATGCTAGAGAAAATTTGTATGAGGATTTCTCCCTGTGTTGATTTTAAAAATTTACATGATTCCTAGATGGAAACACCAGACTCTAACCTCTCCACTACTCCACACCACCAGATCCTAACCCCTccactactctagaccaccaggcccTACCCCCTTCACTACTGCACACCACCAGGCCCTAACCTCTccactactctagaccaccaggcccTACCCCCTCCACTACTGCACACCACCAGGCCCTACCCCCTccactactctagaccaccaggcccTACCCCCTCCACTACTGCACACCACCAGGCCCTACCCCCTCCACTACTGCACACCACCAGGCCCTAACCTCTCCACACCACCAGGCCCTAACCTCTCCACTACTCCTCACCACCAGATCATAATCCCtccactactccagaccaccaggccCTACCCCCTCCACTACTGCACACCACCAGGCCCTACCCTCTCCACTACTCCACACCACCAGGGATGCAGGCCTTAACTCTTCCCCTGCACTAGCCCACCAGGGATGGTAGTACTAACTCCGTccctgccccagaccaccagggatactgccaTTAATGCTTCCTCTGCACTAGCCCACCAGGGATGGTAGTACTAACTCCGTCCCTGCCCCAGACCACCAGAGATGCTGGCATTACACTTTTCCCTGCACTAGCCCACCAGGGATGGTAGTACTAATTAGTTCCTTGCCCCACAACACCAGGGATGCTGACATTAACTCTTCACCACTCTGCATTGTTGCTCAGGTTTACTGCGCCCTTCATATAGCTGATCGCCCCCCAGTTTTCATTAACTTGCAGCATTGTCGTCCGCTTTATCTGTTCCCATCCAGAGCGGTTCGCAGCTTCTCCATCGCTCGTAGAATCTTTGCACTTTGTTGAGTATCTGACACGTGGAGATTAAATAAATGCGACCTCCGTCTCATAATGATCGCCCAGACTATGGGAACGCGCGGGCAGGAGGCAAGTCTGTGCAGCCCCCTGTGTTTATAGACACACACCTTATATAAGGCGTGTGCTGAAGTCATACCAGGAAACGCCAAGCTGGTGCCAGCGGGTGCCACCCCAAATACACTGCATACATCGCCATCAATTCCCAGAACCAGGACTAAAAAGCCATTTACCCCTCGGAGTGCAATAGCTGCGGCCTTAGAGCCGCTCACTTAAGTGTTTTTGCATTGAAGGGTCTTTCCTCTGCAGAGCCCCCTATGGATGGAGCGGCAGCCGAACATGTGCACCTCCACGCCATGCATTGTCCTTAGTAATTATAGTTCCCCCTGTGAGTGAAGCATCGGTGCACATGGACGGCCCCTCTTTATGGATCGCTGCGACCCCAAGTGATCGGCATAACTGACACCTTGGCAATTTGGGACGTTTTTAAGCTGGTGACCCCCAGTCCAGGCTTTGCTGTCTGATTTGACCCCGATGCCCACCTGGAGAATGGACACCTACCTTACTGATGAAAGTCTTGTAGAAGGCATGGTCATCAAAAGTCTCCGTCCTGAGCCGATCTGTAGAAAGATCAGTAATGTGAAATATTCTGAGACTTGGCATCAATGACTACCACCAGTCAAGCTCACGAGCCGGCGGACAGTGATGAAGATGGCGATTTGGGGTCAGCACAATTTGGAGATTTactaagaaaaacaaaaaagttttgtttGTGCTGTGCGCCAAAAACATTATTTCTGTTCTTTGTAAAATGCAGCTGGTTTTAGTGGCGAGAGACAGCACTTTGGTGCAAAATATTGGTGCAGAGAAAGCGACTATAATGTCCAGTAAGACACCACCTAAATGTAGGACATGTCCCTATGATAAAAATGAGAGTACACTAcaagaagtgttgtcatggggcTAATAAAGAAGATGAAACTTCAGGGAATCATAAAAAaggttgttttggttttttttattcagATTACAATAAATGCTAATTTTGTAGGAAGAGCAGCAAACGTTCATGAAAAGTCATTCAGGATGCAAATATGTATATAATATAGGGGGTGGTAGAGGATTAGTAAGGTATGTTTGCTTTCTTCCTAAAACAGTGCCCCCCACAGATGGTATCTGGAATtgcagctctgctccattcattttaATAGAAGTGAGCTGCAGTACCAAACACAACCTGTAGgaaggggtggcgctgtttctaggATTTACCAGCCATGCCTTCCTCATCCAATGCTGTAAAAGGTCAGTTCCTTACCCCGGGAGAGCACTGCTCCGCCCTCCTGATAATCCTGAATCTCTTCATCCTTCCTCCGCAGTAACGTGCACAGCTCCTGACACTGAGCGTCCAGAGCCTTAGACATGGAGATCAGAGGCTGCAGGAAGTGGCGGCACACCTGTCAatcaaacacaggaatctcagaacctTCCCTTATTACAGGCGCAGCCGAAACAAACGCCACTTCTCATCTGGGGGAGAAATATGTATCACGTGTGCGGAGAAACGCTGCAAACCCAATCATAAGTCAACTGTGCCACGAGTAAAGCCACGCAGACATGGGGAGAACATGTAATCTTTGGTGTGTTGTGattccaggaccccagcgctgcaaggctacagtactaaccactgagccaccatgcaatgCTAATCTCTGGGCTAccgtgctcccctatatacagtatagtcctATAGATTGAGCCACCAtgaagtgctacccactgagccaccatgcttccctatatacagtacagagctaaccactgagccaccatgcaatgCTAATCACTGGGCTAcagtgctcccctatatacagtacagtcctATAGATTGAGGCACCAtgaagtgctacccactgagccaccatgcttccctatatacagtacagagctaaccactgagcctcactGTGCTTCCCCTATATAAAaaggtacagtgctaaccacttggCCACCATGCAGTGCTATCTACTGAGCCACCATTCTGCCATGTATacactacagtgctaaccactgagccaccatacagtactaaccaatgagaaaccgtgctgccctatatacagtacagtgctagccactgagcaacTATGATTTCCTCTTCAGTCCTGCTGCCAATTCTGTTCACAGCGATTCCCTTTATTTGTAGATGCACATGGTATCCTGATCTGTGCCAACTACCATGCAttgtgtggaactacaagtcccaggaaatCTCACCAGCCGACTCCCTGCTATAGACGCTGAAGAGATGAAATCTCTGAGACAGCGCTGATGACTGACAGATGCAGTCACAGTCCATGGAAATGAAGCTGGAGAAATGGCGCCATCTAGTGCTCACATAGCAAATCACAAGGGCATCAAGAGCGACTCAGCCGAGAGAATCAAATAATAAAATTACGGTACTGTCTTTATTTTTTAGATTTCTAGAACAAAAAAATTTGTAAACGGCAAGCTGTGGGATGTTTGCACCAAAATTTATTTACTTTTTAGAAAGTTACAATTGATGAACCAGCGAAAAACATCTGAAAATCGCAAACTCCGTTCACAATGATGAATACTCGAAGAAAAAAAACTACAAAGCCGTGTAAAATAGAAAAAAGCGCAAATATAACGAAATAGGTGCGAATTAAAATTAGGCGAAAAACACTGAGAGTGTTAAGAAAGACTGTCAGGTGAACGCTTTAGGCACTTGTGAACACCTCTTATACCAGAGTACATGGCCATAAAAGCATGAATTTATTTTTTGCAGCCACCAcaaattgctaaccactgagccccagagctgccctatatacagtacagggctaaccactgagccaccatacagtactaaccactgagcccgagagctgccctatatacagtacagtgctaaccactgagccaccatagtgctaaccactgagccccagagctgccctatatacagtacagggctaaccactgagccaccatacagtagtaaccactgagcgccagagctgccctatatacagtacaaggctaaccactgagccaccatacagtagtaaccactgagccccagagctgccctatatacagtacaaggctaaccactgagccaccatacagtactaaccactgagccccagagctgccctatatacagtacaaggctaaccactgagccaccatacagtagtaaccactgagccccagagctgccctatatacagtacagggctaaccactgagccaccatacagtactaaccactaagccccagagctgccctatatacagtacagggctaaccactgagccaccatacagtagtAACCACTGAGCCCGAGagttgccctatatacagtacagtgctaaccactgagccaccatacagtactaaccactgagccccagagctgccctatatacagtacagggctaaccactgagccaccatacagtactaaccactgagcccgagagttgccctatatacagtacagtgctaaccactgagccaccatacagtactaaccactgagccccagagctgccctatatacagtacagggctaaccactgagccaccatacagtagtaaccactgagccccagagctgccctatatacagtacagggctaaccactgagccaccatacagtactaaccactaagccccagagctgccctatatacagtacagggctaaccactgagccaccatacagtagtAACCACTGAGCCCGAGagttgccctatatacagtacagtgctaaccactgagccaccatacagtactaaccactgagccccagagctgccctatatacagtacagggctaaccactgagccaccatacagtactaaccactgagcccgagagttgccctatatacagtgcagtgctaaccactgagccaccatacagtactaaccactgagccccagagatgccctatgtacagtacagggccaaccactgagccaccatacagtactaaccatTGAGCCCAAGAGTTGCCCtacatacagtacagtgctaaccactgagccaccatagtgctaaccactgagccccagagctcccctatatacagtacagtgctaaccactgatacaCTTGTGCTGCCCTATATGCAGTAtaatgctagccactgagccattaTGTCCTGTatacaatacagtgctaaccactgagccaacatgaaatgctaaccactgagctccaCCATGTTCCCctttatacagtacagtgctaagcaTTGAGCCACCATtcggtgctagccactgagccaccatgcgaaGTAGCAGCTAGCAGAATactgaatgcagctctgaatgtgacAGGAGAAGACGATCCTATCATACAAGATTTTCAGGACGACTCATCATTATTTTATATGTTTACATCTCTGTCAGTCACATTCTCATCTCACCGTGCGGATATCGGCCTCTCTACAATGGAAGTCCCAATAAAACGGGAGCCCGGAGAGCCGGCTCTTCACATGGAGCAGGAGGCGATCGGGGGCGCGGGAACAAGATAGTGAGTGTGGGGTCTTCTCTATAGAATCCAATAGTGGACGGATGAAGTGAGACAGATGGCTGAGAAACGAAGAGATGGGAGCGGTCAGACGCTTGTTCAGCTCCTGCacagaaagaatgaaagaaatcaCACAACGCATATACATCatgtgcacacagtgactgcaccagcagaatagcgagtgcagctctggggtataatgcaggatgtaactcaggatcagtaatgtaatgtatgtacacagtgactgcactagcagaatagtgagtgctgctctggggtataatacaggtggtaactcaggatcagtaatgtaatgtatgtacacagtgactgcaccaccagaatagtgagtgcagctctggggtataatacaggatgtaactcaggatcagtaatgtatgtacacagtgactgcaccagcagaatagtgagtgcagctctggggtataatacaggatgtaactcaggatcagtaatataatgtatgtacacagtgactgcaccagcagaatagtgagtgcagctctggagtataatacaggaggtaactcaggaacagtaatgtaatggatggacacagtgactgcaccagcagaatagtgagtgcagctgtggggtataatacaggatgtaactcaggatcagtaatgttatgtgtacacagtgactgcaccagcagaatagtgagtgcagctctggagtaataatacaggatgtaactcaggatcagtaatgtaatgtatgtacacagtgactgcaccagcagaatagtgagtgcagctctggggtataatacaggatgtaactcaggatcagtaatgtaatgtatgtacacagtgactgcaccagcagaatagtgagtgcagctctggggtataatacaggatgtaactcaggatcagtaatgtaatgtatgtacacagtgactgcaccagcagaatagtgagtgcagctctggagtataatacaggatgtaactcaggatcagtaatgtaatgtatgtacacagtgactgcaccagcagaatagtgagtgcagctctggcgtataatacaggatattactcaggatcaataatgtatgtacacagtgactgcaccagcagaataatgagtgcagctctggagtataatactggaggtaAGTCAGGATCAGTTATATAATGTACCAGCTAGAAAAAGGTAACCATTATTGCTCACCTTTGATCTCTCTTGTATAACATCTGCTGCCGCCTCCTCACACCAGACGCTGCTGAGGTCGGACAGGAGGAAACAATATGAGGAATCTGTAAAACTAACTTTAGCAAAGAATCTGCAGTCACCGATGTGCAGGATCTGCCAGGGAAGCTTTAGGAGGAGAACGTCCATGTCCTGTGACAGAGCCATGGTGGTCGCACACTCGTCCTGTCGGGAGAAATTATTAGATAAAATTAAGCTCCTATAAAAATGGATTTCACGTGAGCTGATAACATCAAGCAATAGCTGTCACTCAGTGTAAATGTCTGTACACCGTTCTATGAACCGATATATGGTCAGTGGGTCAATACGCACAGTGAGTCGCTGTGGCCTCAATGGGTCGCTCGGAGGTCACAGTGGATCCCTCTGCGGTCACAGTGGGTCGCTCGGAGGTCACAGTGGATCCATCTGCGGTCACAGTGGATCCCTCTGCGGTCACAGTCAGTCGCTCTACGGTCACAGTGGATCCCTCTGCGGTCACAGTGGATCCCTCTGCGGTCACAGTGTCGCTCTGCGGTCACAGTGGATCCTTCTGCGGTCACAGTGGATCCTTCTGCGGTCACAGTGTTGCTCTGCGGTCACAGTGGGTCGCTCTGCGGTCACAGTGGGTCCCTCTGCGGTAACAGTGGGTCGCTCTGCGGTCACAGTTTGTCGCTCTGCGGTCACAGTGGGTCCATCAGCGGTCACAGTGGGTCCCTCTGCAGTCACAGTGTGTCGCTCTGCGGTCACAGTGGATCCCTCTGCGGTCACAGTTGGTCTATCAGCGGTCACAGTGGGTCCCTCTGCGGTCACAGTGTGTCGCTCTGCGGTCACAGTGGATCCCTCTGCGGTCACAGTTGGTCTATCAGCGGTCACAGTGGGTCCCTCTGCGGTCACAGTGGATCCCTCTGCGGTCACAGTTGGTCTATGAGCGGTCACAGTGGGTCCCTCTGCGGTCACAGTGGGTCCCTCTGCGGTCACAGTGGGTCTATCAGCGGTCACACTGGGTCCCTCTGCGGTCACAGTGGGTCCCTCTGCGGTCACAGTGGGTCCCTCTGCGGTCACAGTGGGTCT
The nucleotide sequence above comes from Ranitomeya imitator isolate aRanImi1 chromosome 7, aRanImi1.pri, whole genome shotgun sequence. Encoded proteins:
- the NHEJ1 gene encoding non-homologous end-joining factor 1 isoform X2, which translates into the protein MALSQDMDVLLLKLPWQILHIGDCRFFAKVSFTDSSYCFLLSDLSSVWCEEAAADVIQERSKELNKRLTAPISSFLSHLSHFIRPLLDSIEKTPHSLSCSRAPDRLLLHVKSRLSGLPFYWDFHCREADIRTVCRHFLQPLISMSKALDAQCQELCTLLRRKDEEIQDYQEGGAVLSRDRLRTETFDDHAFYKTFISKNIPEQRGPSALSDRLQQLYRDVVVIQEQQETTAAGDGVRPLTEQSHDGDGHVSAAPDPSTDQQGVDDGATQKPSQVPLDDVLSLTQHPPIVISKAKKRKAKGLFT
- the NHEJ1 gene encoding non-homologous end-joining factor 1 isoform X1, translating into MALSQDMDVLLLKLPWQILHIGDCRFFAKVSFTDSSYCFLLSDLSSVWCEEAAADVIQERSKELNKRLTAPISSFLSHLSHFIRPLLDSIEKTPHSLSCSRAPDRLLLHVKSRLSGLPFYWDFHCREADIRTVCRHFLQPLISMSKALDAQCQELCTLLRRKDEEIQDYQEGGAVLSRDRLRTETFDDHAFYKTFISKNIPEQRGPSALSDRLQQLYRDVVVIQEQQETTGDGVRPLTEQSHDGDGHVSAAPDPSTDQQGVDDGATQKPSQVPLDDVLSLTQHPPIVISKAKKRKAKGLFT